In the Drosophila biarmipes strain raj3 chromosome X, RU_DBia_V1.1, whole genome shotgun sequence genome, one interval contains:
- the LOC108025775 gene encoding cytoplasmic dynein 1 intermediate chain isoform X1 codes for MDRKAELERKKAKLAALREEKDRRRREKEIKDMEEAAGRIGGGAGIDKDQRKDLDEMLSSLGVAPVSEVLSSLSSVNSMTSDNSNTQTPDASLQATVNGQSGGKKQPLNLSVYNVQATNIPPKETLVYTKQTQTTSTGGGNGDGYMEDWWRPRKGTHAKKTAAHATDYYDEYNLNPGLEWEDEFTGDDEESSLQNLDNGFTSKLPPGYLTHGLPTVKDVAPAITPLEIKKETEVKKEVNELSEEQKQMIILSEDFQRFVVRAGRVIERALSENVDIYTDYIGGGDSEEANDERSHARLSLNRVFYDERWSKNRCITSMDWSTHFPELVVASYHNNEESPNEPDGVVMVWNTKFKKTTPEDVFHCQSAVMSTCFAKFNPNLILGGTYSGQIVLWDNRVQKRTPIQRTPLSAAAHTHPVYCLQMVGTQNAHNVISISSDGKLCSWSLDMLSQPQDTLELQQRQSKAIAITSMAFPANEINSLVMGSEDGYVYSASRHGLRSGVNEVYERHLGPITGISTHYNQLSPDFGHLFLTSSIDWTIKLWSLKVINGLPSTLYHTLTNDLNLWQDTKPLHSFEDNSDYVMDVAWSPVHPALFAAVDGSGRLDLWNLNQDTEVPTASIVVAGAPALNRVSWTPSGLHVCIGDEAGKLYVYDVAENLAQPSRDEWSRFNTHLSEMKLNQSDEV; via the exons ATGGATCGCAAGGCTGAGCTGGAACGCAAAAAGGCCAAGTTGGCCGCCCTGCGCGAGGAGAAGGACCGCCGGCGGCGCGAGAAGGAGATCAAGGACATGGAGGAGGCGGCCGGTCGCATTGGCGGCGGCGCTGGCATCGACAAGGATCAGCGCAA AGATCTCGACGAAATGCTGTCCTCGCTGGGCGTGGCCCCCGTCTCCGAGGTGCTTTCCTCACTCTCCTCCGTCAACTCGATGACCTCGGACAACTCCAACACACAGACCCCCGACGCCAGCCTACAAGCCACCGTCAATGGCCAGAG CGGCGGAAAGAAGCAGCCCCTCAACCTGAGCGTCTACAATGTCCAGGCTACGAACATTCCACCAAAGGAGACGCTGGTCTATACGAAACAAACCCAGACGACCAGCACCGGCGGAGGAAACGGCGATG GATATATGGAGGACTGGTGGCGTCCACGTAAAGG CACGCACGCAAAAAAAACTGCAGCTCATGCTACGGATTATTATG ATGAATACAATCTTAATCCGGGTTTAGAGTGGGAGGATGAATTCACAG GAGACGACGAAGAGAGCTCGCTGCAGAACCTGGACAATGGATTCACCTCCAAGCTGCCACCGGGCTACCTCACCCACGGCCTGCCCACCGTCAAGGACGTCGCCCCGGCCATCACGCCCCTCGAGATCAAGAAGGAGACCGAGGTGAAGAAGGAGG TCAACGAGCTGTCCGAGGAGCAGAAGCAGATGATCATCCTGTCGGAGGACTTCCAGCGGTTCGTGGTGCGCGCCGGCCGCGTCATCGAGCGTGCCCTCTCGGAGAACGTGGACATCTACACGGACTACATCGGTGGCGGCGACAGCGAGGAGGCCAACGACGAGCGCTCCCACGCCCGGCTCTCGCTGAACCGCGTCTTCTACGACGAGCGCTGGTCGAAGAATCGCTGCATCACCAGCATGGACTGGTCCACCCACTTCCCGGAGCTGGTGGTGGCCTCGTATCACAACAACGAGGAGAGCCCCAACGAGCCGGACGGCGTGGTGATGGTGTGGAACACCAAGTTCAAGAAGACCACGCCCGAGGATGTCTTCCACTGTCAGAGCGCGGTGATGTCCACCTGCTTTGCCAAATTCAATCCCAACCTGATCCTCGGTGGCACCTATTCGGGCCAAATAGTGCTGTGGGACAACCGCGTCCAGAAGCGCACGCCCATCCAGCGTACGCCGCTCAGTGCTGCGGCGCACACGCATCCCGTCTACTGCCTCCAGATGGTGGGCACCCAGAATGCGCACAACGTCATCTCCATATCGTCGGACGGCAAGCTGTGCTCCTGGTCGCTGGACATGCTGTCGCAGCCGCAGGACACGCTCGAGCTGCAGCAGCGCCAGTCGAAGGCCATTGCCATCACATCGATGGCCTTCCCGGCCAACGAGATCAATAGTCTGGTGATGGGCAGTGAGGATGGCTATGTGTACTCCGCCTCGCGTCACGGACTGCGCTCGGGCGTGAACGAGGTGTACGAACGGCATCTGGGCCCCATCACCGGCATATCCACGCACTACAACCAGCTGTCGCCGGACTTTGGCCACCTATTCCTCACCTCGTCGATTGACTGGACCATCAAGCTGTGGTCACTCAAGGTAATCAATGGCTTACCTAGTACCCTGTACCACACACTGACTAACGATCTAAATCTCTGGCAGGACACCAAGCCACTGCACTCCTTCGAGGACAACTCGGATTACGTGATGGACGTCGCCTGGTCGCCCGTGCATCCCGCCCTCTTCGCCGCCGTCGATGGCAGCGGACGCCTGGACCTATGGAACCTCAACCAGGACACAGAGGTGCCGACAGCCTCCATTGTGGTGGCCGGTGCCCCGGCCCTGAACCGCGTCTCCTGGACCCCATCGGGGCTGCACGTCTGCATTGGCGACGAGGCCGGCAAGCTGTACGTTTACGATGTGGCCGAGAATCTGGCGCAACCGTCGCGCGACGAGTGGTCGCGGTTTAACACCCATCTCAGCGAGATGAAGCTGAACCAGAGCGACGAGGTCTAG
- the LOC108025775 gene encoding cytoplasmic dynein 1 intermediate chain isoform X11, whose translation MDRKAELERKKAKLAALREEKDRRRREKEIKDMEEAAGRIGGGAGIDKDQRKDLDEMLSSLGVAPVSEVLSSLSSVNSMTSDNSNTQTPDASLQATVNGQSGGKKQPLNLSVYNVQATNIPPKETLVYTKQTQTTSTGGGNGDAHATDYYGDDEESSLQNLDNGFTSKLPPGYLTHGLPTVKDVAPAITPLEIKKETEVKKEVNELSEEQKQMIILSEDFQRFVVRAGRVIERALSENVDIYTDYIGGGDSEEANDERSHARLSLNRVFYDERWSKNRCITSMDWSTHFPELVVASYHNNEESPNEPDGVVMVWNTKFKKTTPEDVFHCQSAVMSTCFAKFNPNLILGGTYSGQIVLWDNRVQKRTPIQRTPLSAAAHTHPVYCLQMVGTQNAHNVISISSDGKLCSWSLDMLSQPQDTLELQQRQSKAIAITSMAFPANEINSLVMGSEDGYVYSASRHGLRSGVNEVYERHLGPITGISTHYNQLSPDFGHLFLTSSIDWTIKLWSLKVINGLPSTLYHTLTNDLNLWQDTKPLHSFEDNSDYVMDVAWSPVHPALFAAVDGSGRLDLWNLNQDTEVPTASIVVAGAPALNRVSWTPSGLHVCIGDEAGKLYVYDVAENLAQPSRDEWSRFNTHLSEMKLNQSDEV comes from the exons ATGGATCGCAAGGCTGAGCTGGAACGCAAAAAGGCCAAGTTGGCCGCCCTGCGCGAGGAGAAGGACCGCCGGCGGCGCGAGAAGGAGATCAAGGACATGGAGGAGGCGGCCGGTCGCATTGGCGGCGGCGCTGGCATCGACAAGGATCAGCGCAA AGATCTCGACGAAATGCTGTCCTCGCTGGGCGTGGCCCCCGTCTCCGAGGTGCTTTCCTCACTCTCCTCCGTCAACTCGATGACCTCGGACAACTCCAACACACAGACCCCCGACGCCAGCCTACAAGCCACCGTCAATGGCCAGAG CGGCGGAAAGAAGCAGCCCCTCAACCTGAGCGTCTACAATGTCCAGGCTACGAACATTCCACCAAAGGAGACGCTGGTCTATACGAAACAAACCCAGACGACCAGCACCGGCGGAGGAAACGGCGATG CTCATGCTACGGATTATTATG GAGACGACGAAGAGAGCTCGCTGCAGAACCTGGACAATGGATTCACCTCCAAGCTGCCACCGGGCTACCTCACCCACGGCCTGCCCACCGTCAAGGACGTCGCCCCGGCCATCACGCCCCTCGAGATCAAGAAGGAGACCGAGGTGAAGAAGGAGG TCAACGAGCTGTCCGAGGAGCAGAAGCAGATGATCATCCTGTCGGAGGACTTCCAGCGGTTCGTGGTGCGCGCCGGCCGCGTCATCGAGCGTGCCCTCTCGGAGAACGTGGACATCTACACGGACTACATCGGTGGCGGCGACAGCGAGGAGGCCAACGACGAGCGCTCCCACGCCCGGCTCTCGCTGAACCGCGTCTTCTACGACGAGCGCTGGTCGAAGAATCGCTGCATCACCAGCATGGACTGGTCCACCCACTTCCCGGAGCTGGTGGTGGCCTCGTATCACAACAACGAGGAGAGCCCCAACGAGCCGGACGGCGTGGTGATGGTGTGGAACACCAAGTTCAAGAAGACCACGCCCGAGGATGTCTTCCACTGTCAGAGCGCGGTGATGTCCACCTGCTTTGCCAAATTCAATCCCAACCTGATCCTCGGTGGCACCTATTCGGGCCAAATAGTGCTGTGGGACAACCGCGTCCAGAAGCGCACGCCCATCCAGCGTACGCCGCTCAGTGCTGCGGCGCACACGCATCCCGTCTACTGCCTCCAGATGGTGGGCACCCAGAATGCGCACAACGTCATCTCCATATCGTCGGACGGCAAGCTGTGCTCCTGGTCGCTGGACATGCTGTCGCAGCCGCAGGACACGCTCGAGCTGCAGCAGCGCCAGTCGAAGGCCATTGCCATCACATCGATGGCCTTCCCGGCCAACGAGATCAATAGTCTGGTGATGGGCAGTGAGGATGGCTATGTGTACTCCGCCTCGCGTCACGGACTGCGCTCGGGCGTGAACGAGGTGTACGAACGGCATCTGGGCCCCATCACCGGCATATCCACGCACTACAACCAGCTGTCGCCGGACTTTGGCCACCTATTCCTCACCTCGTCGATTGACTGGACCATCAAGCTGTGGTCACTCAAGGTAATCAATGGCTTACCTAGTACCCTGTACCACACACTGACTAACGATCTAAATCTCTGGCAGGACACCAAGCCACTGCACTCCTTCGAGGACAACTCGGATTACGTGATGGACGTCGCCTGGTCGCCCGTGCATCCCGCCCTCTTCGCCGCCGTCGATGGCAGCGGACGCCTGGACCTATGGAACCTCAACCAGGACACAGAGGTGCCGACAGCCTCCATTGTGGTGGCCGGTGCCCCGGCCCTGAACCGCGTCTCCTGGACCCCATCGGGGCTGCACGTCTGCATTGGCGACGAGGCCGGCAAGCTGTACGTTTACGATGTGGCCGAGAATCTGGCGCAACCGTCGCGCGACGAGTGGTCGCGGTTTAACACCCATCTCAGCGAGATGAAGCTGAACCAGAGCGACGAGGTCTAG
- the LOC108025775 gene encoding cytoplasmic dynein 1 intermediate chain isoform X8, translating into MDRKAELERKKAKLAALREEKDRRRREKEIKDMEEAAGRIGGGAGIDKDQRKDLDEMLSSLGVAPVSEVLSSLSSVNSMTSDNSNTQTPDASLQATVNGQSGGKKQPLNLSVYNVQATNIPPKETLVYTKQTQTTSTGGGNGDAHATDYYVLAFDAQGDDEESSLQNLDNGFTSKLPPGYLTHGLPTVKDVAPAITPLEIKKETEVKKEVNELSEEQKQMIILSEDFQRFVVRAGRVIERALSENVDIYTDYIGGGDSEEANDERSHARLSLNRVFYDERWSKNRCITSMDWSTHFPELVVASYHNNEESPNEPDGVVMVWNTKFKKTTPEDVFHCQSAVMSTCFAKFNPNLILGGTYSGQIVLWDNRVQKRTPIQRTPLSAAAHTHPVYCLQMVGTQNAHNVISISSDGKLCSWSLDMLSQPQDTLELQQRQSKAIAITSMAFPANEINSLVMGSEDGYVYSASRHGLRSGVNEVYERHLGPITGISTHYNQLSPDFGHLFLTSSIDWTIKLWSLKVINGLPSTLYHTLTNDLNLWQDTKPLHSFEDNSDYVMDVAWSPVHPALFAAVDGSGRLDLWNLNQDTEVPTASIVVAGAPALNRVSWTPSGLHVCIGDEAGKLYVYDVAENLAQPSRDEWSRFNTHLSEMKLNQSDEV; encoded by the exons ATGGATCGCAAGGCTGAGCTGGAACGCAAAAAGGCCAAGTTGGCCGCCCTGCGCGAGGAGAAGGACCGCCGGCGGCGCGAGAAGGAGATCAAGGACATGGAGGAGGCGGCCGGTCGCATTGGCGGCGGCGCTGGCATCGACAAGGATCAGCGCAA AGATCTCGACGAAATGCTGTCCTCGCTGGGCGTGGCCCCCGTCTCCGAGGTGCTTTCCTCACTCTCCTCCGTCAACTCGATGACCTCGGACAACTCCAACACACAGACCCCCGACGCCAGCCTACAAGCCACCGTCAATGGCCAGAG CGGCGGAAAGAAGCAGCCCCTCAACCTGAGCGTCTACAATGTCCAGGCTACGAACATTCCACCAAAGGAGACGCTGGTCTATACGAAACAAACCCAGACGACCAGCACCGGCGGAGGAAACGGCGATG CTCATGCTACGGATTATTATG TGCTTGCATTTGATGCCCAAGGAGACGACGAAGAGAGCTCGCTGCAGAACCTGGACAATGGATTCACCTCCAAGCTGCCACCGGGCTACCTCACCCACGGCCTGCCCACCGTCAAGGACGTCGCCCCGGCCATCACGCCCCTCGAGATCAAGAAGGAGACCGAGGTGAAGAAGGAGG TCAACGAGCTGTCCGAGGAGCAGAAGCAGATGATCATCCTGTCGGAGGACTTCCAGCGGTTCGTGGTGCGCGCCGGCCGCGTCATCGAGCGTGCCCTCTCGGAGAACGTGGACATCTACACGGACTACATCGGTGGCGGCGACAGCGAGGAGGCCAACGACGAGCGCTCCCACGCCCGGCTCTCGCTGAACCGCGTCTTCTACGACGAGCGCTGGTCGAAGAATCGCTGCATCACCAGCATGGACTGGTCCACCCACTTCCCGGAGCTGGTGGTGGCCTCGTATCACAACAACGAGGAGAGCCCCAACGAGCCGGACGGCGTGGTGATGGTGTGGAACACCAAGTTCAAGAAGACCACGCCCGAGGATGTCTTCCACTGTCAGAGCGCGGTGATGTCCACCTGCTTTGCCAAATTCAATCCCAACCTGATCCTCGGTGGCACCTATTCGGGCCAAATAGTGCTGTGGGACAACCGCGTCCAGAAGCGCACGCCCATCCAGCGTACGCCGCTCAGTGCTGCGGCGCACACGCATCCCGTCTACTGCCTCCAGATGGTGGGCACCCAGAATGCGCACAACGTCATCTCCATATCGTCGGACGGCAAGCTGTGCTCCTGGTCGCTGGACATGCTGTCGCAGCCGCAGGACACGCTCGAGCTGCAGCAGCGCCAGTCGAAGGCCATTGCCATCACATCGATGGCCTTCCCGGCCAACGAGATCAATAGTCTGGTGATGGGCAGTGAGGATGGCTATGTGTACTCCGCCTCGCGTCACGGACTGCGCTCGGGCGTGAACGAGGTGTACGAACGGCATCTGGGCCCCATCACCGGCATATCCACGCACTACAACCAGCTGTCGCCGGACTTTGGCCACCTATTCCTCACCTCGTCGATTGACTGGACCATCAAGCTGTGGTCACTCAAGGTAATCAATGGCTTACCTAGTACCCTGTACCACACACTGACTAACGATCTAAATCTCTGGCAGGACACCAAGCCACTGCACTCCTTCGAGGACAACTCGGATTACGTGATGGACGTCGCCTGGTCGCCCGTGCATCCCGCCCTCTTCGCCGCCGTCGATGGCAGCGGACGCCTGGACCTATGGAACCTCAACCAGGACACAGAGGTGCCGACAGCCTCCATTGTGGTGGCCGGTGCCCCGGCCCTGAACCGCGTCTCCTGGACCCCATCGGGGCTGCACGTCTGCATTGGCGACGAGGCCGGCAAGCTGTACGTTTACGATGTGGCCGAGAATCTGGCGCAACCGTCGCGCGACGAGTGGTCGCGGTTTAACACCCATCTCAGCGAGATGAAGCTGAACCAGAGCGACGAGGTCTAG
- the LOC108025775 gene encoding cytoplasmic dynein 1 intermediate chain isoform X5 — translation MDRKAELERKKAKLAALREEKDRRRREKEIKDMEEAAGRIGGGAGIDKDQRKDLDEMLSSLGVAPVSEVLSSLSSVNSMTSDNSNTQTPDASLQATVNGQSGGKKQPLNLSVYNVQATNIPPKETLVYTKQTQTTSTGGGNGDAHATDYYDEYNLNPGLEWEDEFTGDDEESSLQNLDNGFTSKLPPGYLTHGLPTVKDVAPAITPLEIKKETEVKKEVNELSEEQKQMIILSEDFQRFVVRAGRVIERALSENVDIYTDYIGGGDSEEANDERSHARLSLNRVFYDERWSKNRCITSMDWSTHFPELVVASYHNNEESPNEPDGVVMVWNTKFKKTTPEDVFHCQSAVMSTCFAKFNPNLILGGTYSGQIVLWDNRVQKRTPIQRTPLSAAAHTHPVYCLQMVGTQNAHNVISISSDGKLCSWSLDMLSQPQDTLELQQRQSKAIAITSMAFPANEINSLVMGSEDGYVYSASRHGLRSGVNEVYERHLGPITGISTHYNQLSPDFGHLFLTSSIDWTIKLWSLKVINGLPSTLYHTLTNDLNLWQDTKPLHSFEDNSDYVMDVAWSPVHPALFAAVDGSGRLDLWNLNQDTEVPTASIVVAGAPALNRVSWTPSGLHVCIGDEAGKLYVYDVAENLAQPSRDEWSRFNTHLSEMKLNQSDEV, via the exons ATGGATCGCAAGGCTGAGCTGGAACGCAAAAAGGCCAAGTTGGCCGCCCTGCGCGAGGAGAAGGACCGCCGGCGGCGCGAGAAGGAGATCAAGGACATGGAGGAGGCGGCCGGTCGCATTGGCGGCGGCGCTGGCATCGACAAGGATCAGCGCAA AGATCTCGACGAAATGCTGTCCTCGCTGGGCGTGGCCCCCGTCTCCGAGGTGCTTTCCTCACTCTCCTCCGTCAACTCGATGACCTCGGACAACTCCAACACACAGACCCCCGACGCCAGCCTACAAGCCACCGTCAATGGCCAGAG CGGCGGAAAGAAGCAGCCCCTCAACCTGAGCGTCTACAATGTCCAGGCTACGAACATTCCACCAAAGGAGACGCTGGTCTATACGAAACAAACCCAGACGACCAGCACCGGCGGAGGAAACGGCGATG CTCATGCTACGGATTATTATG ATGAATACAATCTTAATCCGGGTTTAGAGTGGGAGGATGAATTCACAG GAGACGACGAAGAGAGCTCGCTGCAGAACCTGGACAATGGATTCACCTCCAAGCTGCCACCGGGCTACCTCACCCACGGCCTGCCCACCGTCAAGGACGTCGCCCCGGCCATCACGCCCCTCGAGATCAAGAAGGAGACCGAGGTGAAGAAGGAGG TCAACGAGCTGTCCGAGGAGCAGAAGCAGATGATCATCCTGTCGGAGGACTTCCAGCGGTTCGTGGTGCGCGCCGGCCGCGTCATCGAGCGTGCCCTCTCGGAGAACGTGGACATCTACACGGACTACATCGGTGGCGGCGACAGCGAGGAGGCCAACGACGAGCGCTCCCACGCCCGGCTCTCGCTGAACCGCGTCTTCTACGACGAGCGCTGGTCGAAGAATCGCTGCATCACCAGCATGGACTGGTCCACCCACTTCCCGGAGCTGGTGGTGGCCTCGTATCACAACAACGAGGAGAGCCCCAACGAGCCGGACGGCGTGGTGATGGTGTGGAACACCAAGTTCAAGAAGACCACGCCCGAGGATGTCTTCCACTGTCAGAGCGCGGTGATGTCCACCTGCTTTGCCAAATTCAATCCCAACCTGATCCTCGGTGGCACCTATTCGGGCCAAATAGTGCTGTGGGACAACCGCGTCCAGAAGCGCACGCCCATCCAGCGTACGCCGCTCAGTGCTGCGGCGCACACGCATCCCGTCTACTGCCTCCAGATGGTGGGCACCCAGAATGCGCACAACGTCATCTCCATATCGTCGGACGGCAAGCTGTGCTCCTGGTCGCTGGACATGCTGTCGCAGCCGCAGGACACGCTCGAGCTGCAGCAGCGCCAGTCGAAGGCCATTGCCATCACATCGATGGCCTTCCCGGCCAACGAGATCAATAGTCTGGTGATGGGCAGTGAGGATGGCTATGTGTACTCCGCCTCGCGTCACGGACTGCGCTCGGGCGTGAACGAGGTGTACGAACGGCATCTGGGCCCCATCACCGGCATATCCACGCACTACAACCAGCTGTCGCCGGACTTTGGCCACCTATTCCTCACCTCGTCGATTGACTGGACCATCAAGCTGTGGTCACTCAAGGTAATCAATGGCTTACCTAGTACCCTGTACCACACACTGACTAACGATCTAAATCTCTGGCAGGACACCAAGCCACTGCACTCCTTCGAGGACAACTCGGATTACGTGATGGACGTCGCCTGGTCGCCCGTGCATCCCGCCCTCTTCGCCGCCGTCGATGGCAGCGGACGCCTGGACCTATGGAACCTCAACCAGGACACAGAGGTGCCGACAGCCTCCATTGTGGTGGCCGGTGCCCCGGCCCTGAACCGCGTCTCCTGGACCCCATCGGGGCTGCACGTCTGCATTGGCGACGAGGCCGGCAAGCTGTACGTTTACGATGTGGCCGAGAATCTGGCGCAACCGTCGCGCGACGAGTGGTCGCGGTTTAACACCCATCTCAGCGAGATGAAGCTGAACCAGAGCGACGAGGTCTAG
- the LOC108025775 gene encoding cytoplasmic dynein 1 intermediate chain isoform X4 gives MDRKAELERKKAKLAALREEKDRRRREKEIKDMEEAAGRIGGGAGIDKDQRKDLDEMLSSLGVAPVSEVLSSLSSVNSMTSDNSNTQTPDASLQATVNGQSGGKKQPLNLSVYNVQATNIPPKETLVYTKQTQTTSTGGGNGDGYMEDWWRPRKAHATDYYVLAFDAQGDDEESSLQNLDNGFTSKLPPGYLTHGLPTVKDVAPAITPLEIKKETEVKKEVNELSEEQKQMIILSEDFQRFVVRAGRVIERALSENVDIYTDYIGGGDSEEANDERSHARLSLNRVFYDERWSKNRCITSMDWSTHFPELVVASYHNNEESPNEPDGVVMVWNTKFKKTTPEDVFHCQSAVMSTCFAKFNPNLILGGTYSGQIVLWDNRVQKRTPIQRTPLSAAAHTHPVYCLQMVGTQNAHNVISISSDGKLCSWSLDMLSQPQDTLELQQRQSKAIAITSMAFPANEINSLVMGSEDGYVYSASRHGLRSGVNEVYERHLGPITGISTHYNQLSPDFGHLFLTSSIDWTIKLWSLKVINGLPSTLYHTLTNDLNLWQDTKPLHSFEDNSDYVMDVAWSPVHPALFAAVDGSGRLDLWNLNQDTEVPTASIVVAGAPALNRVSWTPSGLHVCIGDEAGKLYVYDVAENLAQPSRDEWSRFNTHLSEMKLNQSDEV, from the exons ATGGATCGCAAGGCTGAGCTGGAACGCAAAAAGGCCAAGTTGGCCGCCCTGCGCGAGGAGAAGGACCGCCGGCGGCGCGAGAAGGAGATCAAGGACATGGAGGAGGCGGCCGGTCGCATTGGCGGCGGCGCTGGCATCGACAAGGATCAGCGCAA AGATCTCGACGAAATGCTGTCCTCGCTGGGCGTGGCCCCCGTCTCCGAGGTGCTTTCCTCACTCTCCTCCGTCAACTCGATGACCTCGGACAACTCCAACACACAGACCCCCGACGCCAGCCTACAAGCCACCGTCAATGGCCAGAG CGGCGGAAAGAAGCAGCCCCTCAACCTGAGCGTCTACAATGTCCAGGCTACGAACATTCCACCAAAGGAGACGCTGGTCTATACGAAACAAACCCAGACGACCAGCACCGGCGGAGGAAACGGCGATG GATATATGGAGGACTGGTGGCGTCCACGTAAAG CTCATGCTACGGATTATTATG TGCTTGCATTTGATGCCCAAGGAGACGACGAAGAGAGCTCGCTGCAGAACCTGGACAATGGATTCACCTCCAAGCTGCCACCGGGCTACCTCACCCACGGCCTGCCCACCGTCAAGGACGTCGCCCCGGCCATCACGCCCCTCGAGATCAAGAAGGAGACCGAGGTGAAGAAGGAGG TCAACGAGCTGTCCGAGGAGCAGAAGCAGATGATCATCCTGTCGGAGGACTTCCAGCGGTTCGTGGTGCGCGCCGGCCGCGTCATCGAGCGTGCCCTCTCGGAGAACGTGGACATCTACACGGACTACATCGGTGGCGGCGACAGCGAGGAGGCCAACGACGAGCGCTCCCACGCCCGGCTCTCGCTGAACCGCGTCTTCTACGACGAGCGCTGGTCGAAGAATCGCTGCATCACCAGCATGGACTGGTCCACCCACTTCCCGGAGCTGGTGGTGGCCTCGTATCACAACAACGAGGAGAGCCCCAACGAGCCGGACGGCGTGGTGATGGTGTGGAACACCAAGTTCAAGAAGACCACGCCCGAGGATGTCTTCCACTGTCAGAGCGCGGTGATGTCCACCTGCTTTGCCAAATTCAATCCCAACCTGATCCTCGGTGGCACCTATTCGGGCCAAATAGTGCTGTGGGACAACCGCGTCCAGAAGCGCACGCCCATCCAGCGTACGCCGCTCAGTGCTGCGGCGCACACGCATCCCGTCTACTGCCTCCAGATGGTGGGCACCCAGAATGCGCACAACGTCATCTCCATATCGTCGGACGGCAAGCTGTGCTCCTGGTCGCTGGACATGCTGTCGCAGCCGCAGGACACGCTCGAGCTGCAGCAGCGCCAGTCGAAGGCCATTGCCATCACATCGATGGCCTTCCCGGCCAACGAGATCAATAGTCTGGTGATGGGCAGTGAGGATGGCTATGTGTACTCCGCCTCGCGTCACGGACTGCGCTCGGGCGTGAACGAGGTGTACGAACGGCATCTGGGCCCCATCACCGGCATATCCACGCACTACAACCAGCTGTCGCCGGACTTTGGCCACCTATTCCTCACCTCGTCGATTGACTGGACCATCAAGCTGTGGTCACTCAAGGTAATCAATGGCTTACCTAGTACCCTGTACCACACACTGACTAACGATCTAAATCTCTGGCAGGACACCAAGCCACTGCACTCCTTCGAGGACAACTCGGATTACGTGATGGACGTCGCCTGGTCGCCCGTGCATCCCGCCCTCTTCGCCGCCGTCGATGGCAGCGGACGCCTGGACCTATGGAACCTCAACCAGGACACAGAGGTGCCGACAGCCTCCATTGTGGTGGCCGGTGCCCCGGCCCTGAACCGCGTCTCCTGGACCCCATCGGGGCTGCACGTCTGCATTGGCGACGAGGCCGGCAAGCTGTACGTTTACGATGTGGCCGAGAATCTGGCGCAACCGTCGCGCGACGAGTGGTCGCGGTTTAACACCCATCTCAGCGAGATGAAGCTGAACCAGAGCGACGAGGTCTAG